In the Niveibacterium umoris genome, CCTCGCCAAGCTGCTCGACCCCTGCGTCGGGCGCAGCGTGCGGGTAATCGCGGTGACGCACCCGGAATACCTCGACCGCATGGCTGAGCAACTCGACCGCGAACATGCCTGCGCGCTGCTGATGCGCGCCACCGAGGGCGAGGCCTACGCGCACCCCCGCCGCCGACCACGCTTGCTCGGCTACGTCGATGGCGCCGCGCGGGTGCTGTTCGAGCAGGAAGAAAGCGACCCCAGCCGCGAACCTGCAGAGGGCTGCAGCGTTGCCGACAATGCGGCGCAGATCCGGGCGATGCTTGCCGGCACGGTGCCGGTGCCCCAACCGATCCGCGACCAGGTCAGCGCGCTGGCGCAACTCGCTCGCGCCTGATCAAGCGGGCGCGCGTTCCGGCAGTCCCCACGCCCGCCCTTCCCGGCCAGGTCGCCCGGAATGGCGGGCATCGAAGCACTACACAGTGAAGCGGCCGACCGATCCAGACAGGCGGCTCATTGCGCCGGCAGCCTCGTCGGCCAACCCGGCGACACGGTTGGCATGGGCGGCGTTGCGGTCCGCCGCTGCCGCGATATCACTGATCAAGGTGTCAAGCCGCCGCGTCGCTGCCTGCTCGTCGTTCAAGGTCTGCTGGATGCCGGTCATGCCGCTTTCGACCTCGGCCGCCACGCGCGGGATGTCATCCACCGCTGCGCCGGCCTGTTCGGCGCGCGCCACGCTGGATTGCACCTCGGCGACACTCTGATCGATCGCGCCAACGGCCGAGTCGATGGTGGTGCGGATACGCCCGACCGTGCCGACTATCAGCTCGGTCGAGTGCGCAGTACGCTCGGCCAGCTTGCGCACTTCGTCGGCCACCACCGCGAAGCCGCGCCCCTGTTCCCCGGCGCGCGCGGCTTCGATCGCGGCATTGAGCGCCAGCAGATTGGTCTGATCTGCAATCGCCTTGATTTCGCCCACCAGCGTCGCGATCTGCTCCGCCTCGCCGGACAGGGACGACACGACTTGCGCGGTCTGCCGCACAGAGTCGGCAATGGCATGCACGTCGGAGGCCACCTGGCGCACCTGCAGCGCCCCGTTGCGTGCGCACTCACCCGACATGCGCGCCGCGTTCAACGCCTGACCTGCGCTCGCGGCCACCGTTTCGATGCTCTCGCGCACTGCAGCAAAGTCGCCGGTGGCTTGCGCGACCAGCGCCTGTTGGCCGCCCGCCTCCCCCCGCACCGCACTGCCTACCGCCTGCAGCGCCTGCACGGCGGACACCGTTTCCTCGGCGGCGCGCAGCGCATCGCGGACAACACCCTGTTGCACCGATAGCAAGTGATCGAAAGCCGCTATCGCATCGCCGATCTCATCGCCTGCAGCACCGTCAATGCGCCGCGACAGGTCACCGGATGCCGCAATGGCAGACGCCTCGGTGGCGACCCTGCGAAGCGGCGGGCCGATCCGCCGATAAACAAATGCGGTCAGTGCGATCAGCACCAAGGCGGCAAGCGCACCTACCGCGCCGTTGCGCCAGACCCCTTGCCTGACGGCGTTCTCGGCGTTTCCGCGCTCCGCATCGGCCGCCGCGGAAATCAGGCCGGTCAGCTTTTCCAGGCCGGCTTCCAGCGCTTCGAAGTCCTGATTGAACGCGGCCATCTCGGGCGACTGGGGCGAGGGATTCGCCACCAGTGCTTCGGCCACTTTAAGGTAGCGCTCGACCGTCGGTGCCGCCGCGTTCGCCGCGGCAGCGGCCGCTTCGGGCAGTTCCTTGCGATTGCGTTCGAAGTTTTCGCGCAGGCGCTGGGCGTGCTCGGCAAAGTCCTTCTGGATCGCCGCCTTGTCATCGCCGCCGCCCCCACTCGCGCCCAGCAAAGCGCGCAACACGTCGCCGCGAATGGCGTCATGCATCATGTCCACGTCGGTCTGACGCAAGACCTGCTGCTGCGTGCGCAGGATCGCGTCGATGCCGTTCGCCATTTGCCGCGATCCAAGCTGCGCGAATGCCGCGTTGAGCAGAACCGCAGCGATACCTGCCGCTGCAAGCCCCAGAAGCAATACCTGTATCGACAGTCTTCGCTTGGTCATCGCACCCTCCGCTCGCAACGCAATCGCTACAACGACACCGATGGCGATATCTTGAGACGGGGATCGCGCCCTATCGCGGTGCCTCACTTCGGAACGCCCCCACCGCCACAAATCCCGCCCCATAGCGGCGCAAACAGGCTTCAATCTGGTGCCGAACCTGTCGATCGACGCGTACTGGAGGCGCCACCACACAGCGCGGCCGTATGCGCAGGGCCATGGCACAGCCATTGCTAACCCGTCCCCGGAGACGAGGAAAACATGGCGGAAACGAAATCAACCTGCTGCTATTGCGGCGTCGGCTGCGGCGTGATCATCGAACACGATGCAGGCGTCATTACGGGCGTGCGCGGCGACCCCAGCCATCCGGCAAACTTCGGCCGCCTGTGCACCAAAGGCTCGACCCTGCACCTGACGGCCGCGCCGAACACCCGTGCGGCGCGCGCGCTATACCCGGAATTGCGCACAGCACGCACCGAGAAGCGCAGCCGCGCAAGCTGGGACGAGGCACTCGACCATGCCACCGCGCGCTTTGCCGCGATCATCCGCGAGCATGGCCCTGACGCCGTGGCCTTCTATATTTCGGGCCAGTTGCTGACCGAGGACTACTACGTCTTCAACAAGCTGGCCAAGGGCCTGATCGGCA is a window encoding:
- a CDS encoding methyl-accepting chemotaxis protein, with amino-acid sequence MTKRRLSIQVLLLGLAAAGIAAVLLNAAFAQLGSRQMANGIDAILRTQQQVLRQTDVDMMHDAIRGDVLRALLGASGGGGDDKAAIQKDFAEHAQRLRENFERNRKELPEAAAAAANAAAPTVERYLKVAEALVANPSPQSPEMAAFNQDFEALEAGLEKLTGLISAAADAERGNAENAVRQGVWRNGAVGALAALVLIALTAFVYRRIGPPLRRVATEASAIAASGDLSRRIDGAAGDEIGDAIAAFDHLLSVQQGVVRDALRAAEETVSAVQALQAVGSAVRGEAGGQQALVAQATGDFAAVRESIETVAASAGQALNAARMSGECARNGALQVRQVASDVHAIADSVRQTAQVVSSLSGEAEQIATLVGEIKAIADQTNLLALNAAIEAARAGEQGRGFAVVADEVRKLAERTAHSTELIVGTVGRIRTTIDSAVGAIDQSVAEVQSSVARAEQAGAAVDDIPRVAAEVESGMTGIQQTLNDEQAATRRLDTLISDIAAAADRNAAHANRVAGLADEAAGAMSRLSGSVGRFTV